Proteins from a single region of Cytophagaceae bacterium:
- a CDS encoding YceI family protein, translating to MKKMLLALLLTALLNNSFAQKMWLCKAGETSFFSETPMENISAVNKKVAAIIDESKNEIAVKMVMADFKFKNHLMEEHFNENYMESEKFPNGTFKGKINEKIDFSKNGTYNVTSHGTLMMHGVAKERDLTGKMVIENGKITLTAAFNVPLKDHKIDIPTIVMAKIAEEIAIKCNWTFTPKN from the coding sequence ATGAAAAAAATGCTTTTGGCACTACTTCTGACAGCCTTATTGAATAATTCTTTTGCCCAAAAAATGTGGCTCTGCAAAGCCGGTGAAACGAGCTTTTTCTCTGAAACACCCATGGAGAACATTTCGGCTGTAAACAAAAAAGTAGCCGCCATTATTGATGAATCCAAGAACGAAATTGCTGTCAAAATGGTAATGGCAGATTTTAAATTCAAGAATCACCTCATGGAAGAGCACTTCAACGAAAACTATATGGAATCAGAGAAATTTCCCAATGGCACTTTCAAAGGCAAAATCAACGAAAAAATTGATTTCTCTAAAAACGGTACTTATAATGTTACCTCACACGGCACCCTCATGATGCATGGTGTAGCCAAAGAAAGAGATTTGACAGGAAAAATGGTAATAGAGAATGGAAAGATCACGCTTACTGCGGCTTTTAATGTTCCTTTGAAAGATCATAAAATTGATATCCCGACCATTGTAATGGCAAAAATTGCCGAAGAAATTGCAATAAAATGTAACTGGACTTTCACACCAAAAAACTGA
- a CDS encoding sigma-70 family RNA polymerase sigma factor: MKKKSPQKEISEIVAGCKANSQSAQRKLFEIFSRKAMGICSKYAASEYEAEEMMMDGFLKVYRNIGQYNDQYDFGGWFHRIMVNASIDYFRKHHSRLEFVEIKEAETSAFDDSKIDLMSVDEILEFVRKLSPVYRAVFSLHVIDGYNFKEIGEMLHIAESAVRSNLSKAKHRLQGWIEEYISQQEKI; the protein is encoded by the coding sequence TTGAAGAAAAAATCTCCCCAAAAAGAGATAAGTGAAATAGTTGCAGGGTGCAAGGCCAATTCCCAGTCGGCTCAGCGTAAGCTTTTCGAGATTTTCTCCCGAAAAGCCATGGGAATTTGTTCAAAATATGCCGCTTCAGAATATGAAGCTGAGGAGATGATGATGGATGGTTTTTTAAAAGTTTACAGAAATATAGGTCAATACAATGATCAGTATGACTTTGGAGGGTGGTTTCATCGTATAATGGTCAACGCCTCTATTGATTATTTCAGGAAACATCATTCCAGATTGGAGTTTGTAGAAATCAAAGAGGCTGAAACATCGGCTTTTGACGACAGTAAAATTGATTTAATGTCGGTGGACGAGATTCTCGAATTTGTAAGAAAACTCTCTCCGGTGTACAGGGCGGTGTTTTCATTGCATGTGATTGATGGTTATAATTTTAAAGAAATTGGTGAGATGCTGCATATAGCCGAAAGTGCTGTGAGGTCAAATCTCTCCAAAGCCAAACATAGATTACAAGGTTGGATAGAGGAATATATTTCGCAACAGGAAAAAATCTGA
- a CDS encoding nucleotidyl transferase AbiEii/AbiGii toxin family protein gives MKLHENKTLYRQSIQYTADLLKIPSVYVEKDYWVSYALFTIFSNEIGTDTVFKGGTALSKCFNLIERFSEDIDLVMFRREGETNTQLTNKIKKISKVVSEVLPEIHVSGLTQKMGMNRKTAHSYTREFIGNLGQVRDFLVVEATLLGYHEPFTKKLLNSFVGDMMLSTGQSTIAEANGLMPFEVRVLEPVRTICEKIMSLVRFSYSNDPAADLKNKIRHLYDLNQLLSHDEFAQFFDSEDFDRMLLKVAKDDIVSFKNNNAWLKNHPSDALIFRNTDRIWPELKATYNGQFKNLIYGELPKETVIFETLIKIKERLKTVTWTIKLVSES, from the coding sequence ATGAAGCTCCATGAAAACAAAACACTATATCGGCAGTCGATACAATATACAGCCGATCTTTTAAAAATTCCATCTGTTTATGTAGAAAAAGACTACTGGGTAAGCTACGCATTATTTACTATTTTCAGTAACGAAATAGGCACAGATACGGTGTTTAAAGGTGGAACAGCCTTGTCAAAATGCTTTAATTTGATAGAAAGATTTTCAGAAGATATAGATCTTGTAATGTTTAGGCGAGAAGGCGAAACCAATACTCAGCTAACGAATAAAATCAAAAAAATAAGCAAAGTGGTATCTGAGGTGCTTCCTGAAATACATGTATCTGGTCTGACACAAAAAATGGGAATGAACCGTAAGACAGCCCACAGCTATACCAGGGAGTTTATAGGCAATCTTGGTCAGGTGCGGGATTTTCTGGTTGTGGAAGCTACTTTATTAGGTTATCACGAGCCATTTACCAAGAAATTGTTAAACTCATTTGTTGGTGATATGATGCTAAGCACCGGGCAAAGTACCATTGCAGAAGCCAACGGATTAATGCCATTTGAAGTAAGGGTATTGGAGCCAGTTCGCACGATTTGCGAGAAAATAATGAGCTTGGTTCGTTTTTCTTATTCAAATGACCCTGCAGCAGATTTAAAAAATAAAATAAGGCATTTGTATGATTTGAATCAATTACTTAGTCATGATGAATTTGCTCAATTTTTCGACTCTGAAGATTTTGATAGAATGCTCCTAAAAGTAGCAAAAGATGATATTGTTAGTTTTAAAAACAACAATGCCTGGCTTAAAAATCATCCTTCCGATGCATTGATATTCAGAAATACAGATAGAATATGGCCTGAGTTGAAAGCGACTTATAATGGTCAATTTAAAAACCTGATTTATGGTGAACTTCCGAAAGAGACGGTAATATTTGAAACATTGATAAAGATAAAAGAGAGGCTAAAAACCGTGACTTGGACCATAAAACTTGTTTCTGAATCTTGA
- a CDS encoding type II toxin-antitoxin system HicB family antitoxin yields the protein MINLEHIVWKEGEHFVAQCLNVDVSSFGNTKTEALANLQEALELYFEDNSLNTIPEIEQPEIIHATFSHA from the coding sequence ATGATAAATCTGGAACATATCGTTTGGAAAGAAGGTGAACATTTTGTGGCTCAATGTTTAAATGTAGATGTATCAAGTTTTGGAAATACAAAAACGGAGGCATTGGCAAATCTTCAGGAAGCCTTAGAGCTTTATTTCGAAGACAATAGCTTGAATACCATTCCCGAAATTGAACAACCCGAAATTATTCACGCCACTTTTTCCCATGCCTAA
- a CDS encoding MFS transporter, producing the protein MNINNQLIDKGLATNIQSTRKRVRWAVSAFYFFQGLCFASWASRIPDIKSALQLSDGAMGSVLFALPAGQLLTMPFSGYLAGKYGSKKIMHFAPPMYSIAMVMLSLASSPILLALCLFFFGVTGNISNISINTQAVVAEKMYRKPIMASFHGSWSLAGFVGALIGLLMGILKLPPTHHFLIIMSLSILSTFINSRFLLDEIAVPQENRKFFPKPDGFLLSLGVIGFFAMSCEGAMFDWSGVYFKDIVGATGGWVSLGYACFMVMMTGGRFIGNKLTATFGKKKIMQINGVLIASGLMIAVIFPYIPTAAFGFLMVGLGVSTNIPNVFSLAGNHKTMSTSTALASISSISYLGFLLGPPIIGYISEVFNLRISYILIAVFGLMISFMVTRLKVIR; encoded by the coding sequence ATGAACATCAATAATCAACTTATAGACAAAGGCTTGGCCACCAATATCCAATCCACCCGAAAAAGGGTGCGGTGGGCGGTGTCGGCTTTTTATTTCTTTCAGGGGCTGTGTTTTGCTTCCTGGGCCAGCCGCATTCCCGACATAAAATCGGCCCTGCAACTCTCCGACGGTGCCATGGGCTCTGTCCTGTTTGCATTGCCTGCGGGTCAGTTGCTCACCATGCCGTTTTCGGGGTATCTGGCCGGCAAATACGGCAGCAAAAAGATCATGCACTTTGCCCCACCCATGTATTCCATCGCCATGGTCATGCTCTCGCTGGCCTCCAGCCCTATTTTGCTGGCTCTGTGCCTGTTTTTCTTTGGCGTGACGGGCAACATCAGCAATATTTCGATCAACACCCAGGCGGTGGTGGCCGAAAAAATGTACCGCAAGCCTATCATGGCCTCATTTCATGGTTCATGGAGTCTGGCGGGCTTTGTGGGGGCACTTATCGGGCTGTTGATGGGCATCTTAAAGCTCCCTCCTACCCATCATTTTCTGATTATCATGTCGCTTTCAATACTCTCCACTTTCATCAATTCCCGCTTTTTGCTCGATGAGATAGCCGTACCGCAGGAAAACAGGAAGTTTTTCCCTAAACCCGACGGCTTTTTGCTGTCATTGGGGGTGATTGGTTTCTTTGCCATGTCGTGCGAAGGGGCCATGTTTGACTGGAGCGGGGTGTATTTCAAGGATATTGTGGGTGCCACCGGCGGCTGGGTGAGCCTGGGCTATGCCTGCTTTATGGTGATGATGACCGGCGGGCGGTTTATCGGCAACAAGCTCACGGCTACTTTTGGCAAGAAAAAAATCATGCAGATCAACGGCGTTTTAATCGCCAGCGGCTTGATGATAGCCGTAATATTCCCCTACATTCCTACGGCGGCATTTGGATTCCTGATGGTAGGTCTGGGCGTTTCGACCAATATACCAAATGTATTCAGTCTGGCCGGAAACCACAAAACCATGTCAACCAGCACGGCTTTGGCCTCTATTTCGAGTATCAGTTATCTGGGATTTTTGTTGGGCCCACCTATTATTGGTTACATTTCGGAAGTTTTCAATCTCAGGATTTCCTATATTTTGATTGCGGTTTTCGGGTTGATGATTAGTTTTATGGTGACGCGATTGAAGGTGATCAGATAA
- a CDS encoding DDE-type integrase/transposase/recombinase yields MDDNRHDLDYVLKEVKTLLEGEFVDYGYYKTYRYLNQEKGLKIGAYRTYNLMKEHNLLKFQRNKTKRTSRNWVKELVPNVQSEFSFLEFDIKYVYVQGTHSNAQVLTILDVYSRWQLAQYIANSIKSEDVINLFEQVFQTYPMPKQFIVRNDNGSQFEATIVQEYLRKKGVNQEFTKPASPEQNAHIEAYHSIMESAVCQRLEFENLEDFKQIMTRWKKFYNFERIHGGLGYKSPKKFLESIGVKIDPKWVM; encoded by the coding sequence ATAGACGACAACCGACATGATTTAGACTATGTTTTAAAAGAAGTTAAGACACTTTTAGAAGGTGAGTTTGTTGATTATGGCTATTATAAAACTTATCGCTATTTAAACCAGGAAAAGGGTTTAAAGATTGGTGCATATAGAACCTATAATCTTATGAAGGAGCATAATTTATTGAAGTTTCAACGTAATAAGACCAAAAGAACAAGCAGAAATTGGGTAAAAGAACTCGTGCCAAATGTACAAAGTGAATTTAGTTTCCTGGAATTTGATATTAAGTATGTTTATGTACAAGGAACTCATTCAAATGCACAAGTATTGACTATTTTAGATGTTTATTCAAGGTGGCAACTGGCTCAATATATCGCAAATTCTATTAAATCCGAAGACGTAATAAATCTCTTTGAACAGGTTTTTCAGACCTATCCTATGCCAAAACAATTCATCGTCAGAAATGATAATGGATCGCAATTTGAAGCAACAATCGTTCAGGAATATTTAAGAAAAAAGGGTGTAAATCAGGAATTTACCAAGCCTGCTAGCCCCGAGCAAAACGCACATATTGAGGCGTATCACTCTATAATGGAAAGTGCTGTATGTCAAAGACTTGAGTTTGAAAATTTAGAAGATTTCAAACAAATAATGACAAGGTGGAAGAAATTTTATAACTTCGAGAGAATTCATGGTGGATTAGGATACAAGTCACCTAAAAAATTCCTGGAATCAATAGGTGTCAAAATTGACCCAAAATGGGTAATGTAA
- a CDS encoding Rieske 2Fe-2S domain-containing protein: MKLGEKISRNDFLKKLGFTGASLFALYSLDSCVNEGSVNPATVTVDLSSSQYSALTKSGGYVVVNNMVVANNGGTYVAATISCSHEGKKQMTFRNGEWYCTAHGARFNTAGKGLNSNGSKGLTIYTTSLTGNTLTITT; the protein is encoded by the coding sequence ATGAAATTAGGAGAAAAAATTTCTAGAAACGACTTTTTGAAGAAATTAGGCTTTACAGGTGCTTCACTTTTTGCATTATACTCACTCGATAGCTGTGTAAATGAGGGCTCAGTTAACCCGGCAACTGTCACCGTTGACCTTTCAAGCAGCCAATACTCGGCTCTGACTAAAAGCGGCGGCTATGTGGTTGTCAACAATATGGTAGTGGCCAATAATGGAGGAACCTACGTAGCAGCGACAATCAGCTGCAGCCACGAAGGTAAAAAACAAATGACATTCAGAAACGGAGAATGGTACTGCACCGCACATGGAGCCAGATTTAACACCGCAGGCAAAGGCTTAAATTCAAACGGTAGTAAAGGGCTGACGATTTATACGACATCCTTAACTGGAAATACACTAACTATAACGACCTGA
- a CDS encoding DUF4468 domain-containing protein, whose translation MKKYFLFSVYFFAISILFNTKVYSQWPIDSLTGKVSISGIIEAKGIGKDKLHGILKSWAADYFKNSKYPLDIDEKEYGKLVYKGIIIAEPQKYLGVLADYGHFWVTVKFWIKDEKVKYEFTNFIHEKGMSKYAYNCGSFENLDCGTMVIMNRDKWNNMKQALIKEIKTDVENIKKRIGKDEFDF comes from the coding sequence ATGAAAAAGTATTTTTTATTTTCGGTTTACTTTTTTGCCATTTCTATTCTCTTTAATACAAAGGTTTACTCCCAATGGCCTATTGACTCATTAACCGGTAAAGTTTCAATTTCTGGAATTATTGAAGCAAAAGGAATAGGCAAAGACAAATTACATGGTATTCTCAAAAGTTGGGCAGCTGATTATTTTAAAAATTCAAAATATCCCTTAGATATTGACGAAAAGGAATATGGAAAATTGGTTTATAAAGGTATTATCATTGCAGAACCTCAAAAGTATTTAGGTGTATTAGCCGACTACGGCCATTTTTGGGTAACTGTAAAATTTTGGATAAAAGATGAAAAAGTCAAATATGAGTTTACAAACTTTATTCATGAAAAAGGCATGAGTAAGTACGCCTATAATTGTGGATCATTTGAAAATTTAGACTGTGGAACAATGGTAATAATGAATAGAGATAAATGGAATAATATGAAACAGGCACTTATTAAAGAAATTAAAACTGATGTGGAAAATATCAAGAAAAGGATAGGAAAAGATGAGTTTGATTTTTAG
- a CDS encoding helix-turn-helix domain-containing protein, with translation MSKHQKTWSSDEKEKIVLHSIQHGVSKTSREFGVSTVSIYSWKEKLEQLGKNGLQSGAMTDSERELKLLRRENEALKRIVAEKELAIQIKDSLLKKSQSIKK, from the coding sequence ATGTCAAAACATCAAAAAACATGGTCATCAGATGAGAAGGAGAAAATAGTTCTTCATTCTATCCAGCATGGCGTTAGTAAAACATCAAGGGAGTTTGGGGTTTCAACAGTGAGTATTTACAGTTGGAAAGAGAAGCTTGAGCAACTGGGCAAAAATGGTTTGCAATCGGGAGCAATGACCGACTCTGAACGAGAACTTAAATTATTGCGTCGTGAAAACGAAGCTCTGAAAAGGATTGTGGCCGAGAAAGAATTAGCCATTCAGATTAAAGATTCCCTTTTAAAAAAAAGCCAGTCAATAAAGAAATGA
- a CDS encoding anhydro-N-acetylmuramic acid kinase gives MNANIEKLYQIAQKPTKKIIGLMSGTSMDGLDVALCQYEGSGLDTKVQVLKFETVPFDDHIKHEIRKIFAKKEIDFQQLCLLNPWIGNLHGSIVNQCLDQWEIDKNEVDCIASHGQTVFHAPKILHQLPDFPNGTLQIGDGDHLAISTGIITLSDFRQKHCAAGGEGAPLAVYGDYLIFSKPGQDRILLNMGGISNFTFLSGDLDPEKVFATDTGPGNTMIDGLSQRHFDLPYDKDGLIAKKGKINKNLLEALKDNDFFRGPMPKTTGPELFNLEFLDNAMQKSLTTDLSTEDQMATLCRFTAETIAESLGNLPDLGQKFDLFMSGGGMHNPMIVGHLKALLPGVSFFTTDDIGISGDAKEAVLFATLANEALAGGKTDFGIRKGVPSVSMGKVSFPG, from the coding sequence ATGAACGCCAATATTGAAAAACTTTATCAGATAGCCCAAAAACCTACCAAAAAAATCATCGGCCTGATGTCGGGGACATCGATGGATGGTCTCGATGTGGCACTTTGTCAATATGAAGGTAGCGGGCTCGATACTAAAGTGCAGGTGCTGAAATTTGAAACTGTACCATTTGACGACCACATCAAACATGAAATCAGGAAGATTTTTGCCAAAAAAGAAATAGATTTTCAGCAACTCTGTTTACTCAATCCCTGGATCGGGAATTTACATGGGAGCATTGTAAACCAATGTCTTGACCAATGGGAAATCGATAAAAATGAGGTGGATTGCATCGCCAGCCATGGGCAAACTGTCTTTCATGCTCCCAAGATTTTGCACCAGCTCCCCGACTTTCCCAATGGCACCTTACAAATAGGGGATGGCGACCATTTGGCCATAAGCACAGGTATTATTACTTTGTCGGATTTCAGACAAAAACATTGTGCTGCAGGCGGTGAAGGGGCTCCATTGGCCGTTTATGGTGACTATTTGATTTTTTCAAAACCCGGCCAGGACCGTATATTACTCAATATGGGTGGAATTTCGAATTTTACCTTTCTTTCGGGAGATTTGGATCCCGAAAAAGTATTTGCCACAGATACCGGCCCGGGGAATACGATGATTGATGGGCTTTCTCAGCGGCATTTTGATTTGCCTTATGATAAAGATGGGTTGATAGCAAAAAAAGGAAAAATCAATAAGAATCTGTTGGAGGCTCTGAAAGATAATGATTTTTTCAGAGGACCTATGCCCAAAACTACAGGGCCTGAACTCTTTAATCTTGAATTTTTGGATAATGCTATGCAAAAAAGTTTGACTACCGACCTCAGTACCGAGGACCAGATGGCCACACTTTGTAGATTTACAGCTGAGACGATTGCAGAAAGTTTGGGTAATTTACCGGATTTAGGGCAAAAATTTGACCTCTTTATGAGTGGCGGAGGCATGCATAATCCGATGATAGTAGGGCATTTGAAGGCTCTGTTGCCGGGTGTGAGTTTTTTCACTACTGACGATATCGGAATCAGCGGTGATGCAAAAGAAGCGGTGCTTTTTGCAACTTTAGCTAACGAAGCCCTCGCTGGTGGAAAAACAGACTTTGGTATCCGAAAAGGAGTGCCGAGCGTGAGTATGGGAAAGGTGAGTTTCCCGGGTTGA
- a CDS encoding (Fe-S)-binding protein — MNIISQIGFLVILALATYLITKRVQLISKSIKLGRAEDRTDQPSVRLKNMILLAFGQKKMFAKPIVAVLHLFVYVGFILINIEVLEIVLDGLLGTHRIFLKPLGGFYNVVMNFFELLALGVLVACLIFLVRRNILKVGRFQPQNHREMKGWPFQDANTILFLEIILMGAFLKMNAADYVLQTRGIGHFAEAQTGSFWVSQFLVPLFQNYSDSLLIIVERAAWWFHIIGILAFAVYVTYSKHLHIALAFPNAYFADLLPKGQMKNMPAVATEVKIMLGLQQAPETPAEIGRFGAKDVDDLSWKNLMDAYTCTECGRCTSACPANQTGKALSPRKIMMDTRDRLEDIKKGWVKNGMEYRDEKSLLGDYITNEELLACTTCNACVQECPVMISPLDIILQLRRYRVMEESQAPQSWNVMFQNLETNMAPWKFSPDQRLDWAKD; from the coding sequence ATGAACATCATTTCTCAAATCGGGTTTCTGGTAATTTTGGCTTTGGCCACTTATCTGATCACAAAAAGAGTTCAGCTTATCAGCAAAAGTATAAAACTGGGTAGAGCCGAAGACCGTACCGATCAACCCTCTGTGCGATTGAAAAACATGATTCTGCTTGCTTTTGGTCAGAAAAAGATGTTTGCAAAGCCAATAGTGGCAGTTTTGCATTTGTTTGTTTATGTAGGATTTATACTCATTAATATAGAAGTGCTGGAGATAGTGCTTGACGGACTTTTGGGTACTCACCGGATATTTTTGAAACCTTTGGGAGGATTTTACAATGTTGTCATGAACTTCTTTGAGTTGCTGGCTTTGGGTGTTTTGGTGGCTTGTTTAATTTTTTTGGTCAGAAGAAATATTTTGAAAGTAGGTCGATTTCAGCCCCAAAATCACAGGGAAATGAAAGGCTGGCCGTTTCAGGATGCTAACACTATTTTGTTTTTGGAAATTATACTCATGGGGGCATTTTTGAAGATGAATGCCGCTGATTACGTATTACAAACCCGTGGTATCGGGCATTTTGCAGAAGCCCAGACCGGTAGTTTTTGGGTTAGCCAATTTCTTGTTCCTTTGTTTCAAAACTATTCAGATAGTTTATTGATAATCGTCGAAAGAGCAGCCTGGTGGTTTCATATAATTGGGATTTTGGCTTTTGCAGTGTATGTTACTTATTCCAAACACCTGCATATTGCTTTGGCATTTCCCAATGCATATTTTGCCGATCTTTTACCTAAAGGCCAGATGAAAAATATGCCCGCCGTAGCTACTGAGGTTAAAATCATGCTTGGTCTGCAACAAGCTCCGGAAACTCCTGCCGAAATAGGTCGCTTCGGTGCAAAGGATGTGGACGACCTCAGTTGGAAAAACCTCATGGATGCCTATACCTGTACTGAATGTGGACGCTGTACCTCAGCATGCCCTGCCAATCAAACCGGTAAGGCCCTTTCGCCCAGAAAAATCATGATGGATACCCGTGACAGACTTGAAGACATCAAAAAAGGCTGGGTCAAAAATGGTATGGAATATAGAGATGAAAAGAGCCTTTTGGGTGATTACATAACCAATGAAGAACTTTTGGCGTGTACTACCTGTAACGCCTGTGTGCAAGAATGCCCCGTTATGATCAGCCCATTAGATATAATTTTGCAACTTCGTCGTTACAGAGTGATGGAAGAAAGCCAGGCTCCTCAAAGCTGGAACGTGATGTTTCAGAACCTCGAAACCAACATGGCCCCATGGAAATTTTCACCTGACCAACGGTTGGATTGGGCGAAAGATTGA
- a CDS encoding glycoside hydrolase family 65 protein, translating to MKLKLLAAMLCIGIAAFAQDPWKITAQNIDPNHYYGVTVANGMIGITSSAEPLKVKEIVLNGAFDTYGRGRVANILKVFEFANLDIDVNGQRINKSNIKDYTQVIDMKNGELLTAFEHEKIKVKTNMMALRHLPHSALIEVEITAKTACEITPTSFIQAPEVLRDVENFYHLIDRPHSLTPLLTSVAKSPTGKYTVSASNSIIFNEKRGLEPSLVHEEWDYGMHKLKFTKQLAAGETYKFAVVGTVISSAHISDAHNEAERLTIFAALEGTARLKQKHEAAWAKLWTSDIQVEGDPEAQRAAHFSLYNLYSFCREGQAYSLSPMGLSGLGYNGHVFWDTELWMYPPLLVLHPEIAKSLLEYRFQRLGAAKENAKNHGYQGAMFPWESDNDGQESCPVWALTGPFQHHVTGCVGFAFWKYYQVTKDKSWLATRGYPMLKEVADFWVSRAELGKDGKYHIINVVCADEWAENVDDNAFTNGIAKEVLMYANQAAKELGYPENPEWKKVSEDIVILKFNDGTTQEYAGYAGQLIKQTDVNLLSYPLKQITDKASIEKDLDYYWKALADNNPGRKGQSPAMAQAIFSILNARLGNTDKAYSQYMDSYKPNEVPPFGVLAETAGGTNPYFATGAGGYLQTLVNGFGGLDITDAGIIQLKTKLPKHWKSLTIKGAGPDKKDFVVK from the coding sequence ATGAAACTTAAACTATTGGCTGCCATGCTGTGCATCGGCATTGCTGCATTTGCTCAGGATCCCTGGAAAATTACCGCCCAAAATATCGATCCCAACCATTATTACGGGGTTACCGTGGCCAATGGCATGATTGGCATTACCTCCTCAGCCGAGCCTTTGAAAGTCAAAGAAATAGTGCTCAACGGTGCCTTTGATACCTATGGAAGGGGCAGAGTGGCCAATATCCTGAAAGTTTTTGAATTTGCCAATCTGGATATCGATGTCAACGGCCAACGTATCAACAAAAGCAATATCAAAGATTACACACAGGTGATCGACATGAAAAATGGTGAATTGCTGACTGCCTTTGAGCATGAAAAAATAAAAGTAAAAACCAACATGATGGCCCTGCGGCATCTGCCACATTCGGCTCTGATTGAAGTCGAAATCACGGCAAAAACTGCCTGTGAGATCACCCCAACGAGTTTTATTCAGGCTCCTGAGGTATTACGTGACGTTGAAAATTTCTATCATCTCATCGACAGACCGCATTCACTTACGCCTTTGCTTACTTCTGTGGCCAAAAGTCCGACAGGGAAATACACGGTTTCAGCCTCTAATTCTATCATTTTTAATGAAAAACGTGGTCTTGAGCCTTCGCTCGTGCATGAAGAATGGGACTACGGCATGCACAAACTCAAATTTACAAAGCAGCTGGCGGCTGGTGAAACTTACAAATTTGCCGTAGTGGGCACCGTGATTTCCTCTGCTCATATCTCCGATGCCCACAATGAGGCAGAGAGACTGACGATTTTTGCGGCTCTGGAAGGCACCGCCAGACTTAAACAAAAACATGAAGCCGCCTGGGCAAAGCTTTGGACGTCTGACATCCAGGTGGAAGGCGACCCCGAAGCACAGCGGGCGGCACATTTTTCTTTGTACAACCTCTACAGTTTTTGCAGGGAAGGTCAGGCCTACAGTCTCTCTCCGATGGGTTTGTCGGGCTTGGGTTATAACGGACACGTTTTCTGGGATACCGAACTTTGGATGTATCCTCCATTGTTAGTTTTACATCCCGAAATCGCCAAATCGTTGCTCGAATACCGTTTTCAGAGACTCGGTGCAGCCAAAGAAAACGCCAAAAATCATGGTTATCAGGGAGCTATGTTTCCCTGGGAGTCTGACAACGACGGTCAGGAGTCTTGTCCGGTGTGGGCACTTACGGGGCCGTTTCAACATCACGTTACGGGCTGTGTAGGTTTTGCTTTCTGGAAATATTATCAGGTGACCAAAGACAAGTCCTGGTTGGCCACGCGGGGTTATCCTATGCTAAAAGAAGTGGCTGATTTTTGGGTGAGTCGTGCCGAGCTGGGCAAGGATGGTAAATATCACATCATCAATGTGGTGTGTGCCGATGAGTGGGCCGAAAACGTGGACGACAACGCCTTCACCAACGGAATTGCGAAGGAAGTGTTGATGTACGCCAATCAGGCTGCAAAAGAATTGGGTTATCCTGAAAATCCGGAATGGAAAAAGGTGTCGGAAGATATCGTAATTCTGAAATTTAATGACGGCACCACGCAGGAATATGCCGGATATGCCGGCCAATTGATCAAGCAAACTGATGTGAATTTACTTTCGTATCCTTTGAAACAAATCACCGATAAGGCCTCGATAGAGAAAGACCTCGATTATTATTGGAAAGCTCTTGCCGACAATAATCCGGGCAGGAAGGGGCAAAGTCCGGCGATGGCACAGGCGATATTCAGTATTTTGAATGCCAGATTGGGCAATACCGACAAAGCTTACAGCCAATATATGGACAGCTACAAACCCAACGAGGTGCCGCCATTCGGTGTTTTGGCCGAAACAGCAGGCGGTACAAATCCTTATTTTGCGACAGGAGCGGGAGGATATTTACAAACGCTGGTCAACGGTTTTGGAGGCTTAGACATCACCGATGCCGGTATTATTCAGCTCAAAACCAAGCTACCAAAACACTGGAAGTCATTGACCATAAAAGGTGCCGGACCAGATAAAAAGGACTTTGTGGTAAAGTGA
- a CDS encoding type II toxin-antitoxin system HicA family toxin — protein MPKLYSSEYIVKVLLRLGFVLVSQKGSHAKFRKGTNPVLTVIVPMAKKEIPFGTFRSILRQANLTLEDFI, from the coding sequence ATGCCTAAATTATATTCTTCAGAATATATCGTAAAAGTTTTGCTTCGGTTAGGTTTTGTGCTTGTATCACAAAAAGGCAGTCATGCCAAGTTTAGAAAAGGTACCAATCCCGTTTTAACCGTAATAGTGCCAATGGCCAAAAAAGAGATTCCATTTGGTACTTTTCGTTCCATATTAAGGCAAGCAAACTTGACTTTAGAGGATTTTATCTGA